One Bdellovibrio bacteriovorus str. Tiberius DNA segment encodes these proteins:
- the pgsA gene encoding CDP-diacylglycerol--glycerol-3-phosphate 3-phosphatidyltransferase produces the protein MAVTEFQKNLPTRITLSRVFFVPVIVALMWPNTLGWNVAAACFFILASITDYYDGYYARKYNAVSNFGKFMDPIADKILVTSVLAMLLAQGKIDAWMVIIILARDNFIGGIRSVAAADQIIIAAKPAGKWKTAMQMVAIPIVIIGNLEPHIPYLDKIGYGVLWVSVILSITSGVEYYLGYLKSRKD, from the coding sequence GTGGCAGTTACAGAATTTCAGAAGAATCTTCCAACAAGAATCACCTTAAGCCGGGTGTTCTTTGTGCCTGTTATTGTGGCACTGATGTGGCCCAACACTCTGGGCTGGAATGTCGCTGCTGCCTGCTTTTTCATTCTGGCCTCTATCACCGATTACTATGACGGCTACTATGCCCGCAAATACAACGCCGTCAGCAATTTCGGCAAATTCATGGACCCGATCGCTGATAAGATCCTGGTCACCAGCGTTCTGGCGATGTTGCTGGCTCAGGGCAAAATCGACGCCTGGATGGTGATCATTATCCTGGCCCGGGACAACTTTATCGGGGGTATCCGCTCTGTTGCTGCGGCAGATCAAATCATTATCGCGGCCAAACCAGCCGGCAAATGGAAGACCGCTATGCAAATGGTGGCCATCCCTATTGTAATTATTGGAAACCTGGAACCCCATATCCCTTATTTGGACAAAATTGGGTACGGAGTCTTGTGGGTGAGCGTCATTTTGAG